GCCGATCCCGAGCTGTTCTTCGCCGATGTGGCCCAGGTCATCGACATCGCGCACTCCGCCGGCGTCGAAAAGGTCGGCCTGATCACCGCCAAGATCGAGCAGGGCGGATAACCATTGTGCGATTTACCGATTGGGTGATTTGCTTGCGACTCGCGCCAATCACCCAATCACAAATCACTGAATCACAAATCGTTTTTATGGGTGCGCTGCCAGACACCAACCGGTGGCGGGCCCGATGGAGAAGCAAATGAACAGAGGCGCACGAATCCTGGCGTTTCTCGCCGTGGTCCTGGCCTTGATGGGCTCCACCGCTTGCAATAAGCTGCGTGCTCGCGATCAGCTCAACAAGGGTGTCCAGGCTTACAAGAACGCCAAGTACGAAGAGGCGATCGAAAGATTCAAGAACGCGGTGGCGCTCGACCCCGGACTCATAAATGCCAAGCTTTATCTGGCTACCGCGTACGCCAACCAGTATGTTCCCGGCGCCGATACGCCGGAAAACAACAAGAATGCCGAGCAGGCCATCGACGTCTTCAAGGACGTCCTGAGCACCAATCCCCACCACGAGGCGCAGGTCAACAGCTTGAAGGGCATCGCCTCGCTCTACTTCCAGATGAAGAAGCTGGGCCAGGCCAAGGAGTACTACACCAAGGTGAAGGACCTCGATCCCAACGATCCCGAGGTCTACTACTCCATCGGCGTGATCGATTGGACCGAGACCTACCAGCCGCGCATGGAAGAAAAAGCCAAGCTCGGCCTGAAGCCCGAAGAGGCCATCAAGGATAAGAAGGTCTGCGAAGAGCTGCGAGCCAAGAACACC
Above is a genomic segment from Candidatus Binatia bacterium containing:
- a CDS encoding tetratricopeptide repeat protein; protein product: MNRGARILAFLAVVLALMGSTACNKLRARDQLNKGVQAYKNAKYEEAIERFKNAVALDPGLINAKLYLATAYANQYVPGADTPENNKNAEQAIDVFKDVLSTNPHHEAQVNSLKGIASLYFQMKKLGQAKEYYTKVKDLDPNDPEVYYSIGVIDWTETYQPRMEEKAKLGLKPEEAIKDKKVCEELRAKNTPSVQEGMTVLQKAIELRPDYDDAMAYLNLMWREQADIECGDPQAREEDLKKADDWVKRTMAVKAEKAQKIANQPGGITVDK